Proteins found in one Lysinibacillus fusiformis genomic segment:
- the hisH gene encoding imidazole glycerol phosphate synthase subunit HisH, with the protein MKIGVIDYGMGNLFSVEQALKRLGCEVIVTADEKVLDTTDALLLPGVGAFPDARKRLAETKLDQYLHKAQSENRPLLGICLGMQLLFEQSDEVTSTEGLGFFKGCIKRFSGIQDGQAYRVPHMGWNELIVTNRPAWLNNEVSAKHVYFVHSFYATDIEESELVAYADYYGIKVPGIVTNGSVTGMQFHPEKSGELGVYLLEQWLKGVKAC; encoded by the coding sequence GTGAAAATAGGTGTCATTGATTATGGTATGGGCAATTTATTTAGTGTGGAACAGGCATTAAAACGTCTAGGCTGTGAAGTTATTGTAACGGCTGATGAGAAGGTGTTAGATACAACAGATGCCCTATTGTTACCAGGGGTCGGCGCATTCCCTGATGCCAGAAAGCGTTTAGCAGAAACAAAATTAGATCAATATTTACACAAGGCACAAAGTGAAAACCGTCCTCTTTTGGGAATTTGTCTAGGCATGCAATTATTGTTTGAGCAAAGTGATGAAGTAACCTCAACAGAAGGGCTAGGTTTTTTCAAGGGGTGCATTAAACGCTTTAGTGGTATCCAGGATGGCCAAGCATATCGAGTGCCACATATGGGTTGGAATGAGCTGATTGTGACAAATCGTCCTGCCTGGTTAAATAATGAAGTATCAGCGAAGCATGTCTATTTTGTTCACTCATTTTATGCAACAGATATAGAAGAATCAGAGCTTGTTGCCTATGCGGATTACTACGGCATTAAAGTACCTGGTATTGTGACAAATGGTTCAGTGACTGGCATGCAATTCCACCCTGAAAAATCAGGAGAATTAGGTGTTTATTTATTAGAGCAATGGCTGAAAGGTGTGAAGGCATGCTAA
- the hisB gene encoding imidazoleglycerol-phosphate dehydratase HisB, which translates to MTEKKRYAKIERTTNETQISVAIDLDGEGNADIQTGVGFMDHMLDLFIKHGLFNGTIHANGDTYIDDHHTTEDLGIVLGQAVREALGDKKGIKRYGNAFVPMDDALAQVVVDCSNRPHLEYRVPTLKEKVGTFDTELVHEFLWKFALEARMNVHVIVPYGQNTHHIIEAIFKALARAIDAAVEIDPRVKGVPSTKGLLT; encoded by the coding sequence ATGACAGAAAAGAAACGATATGCAAAGATAGAGCGCACGACAAATGAAACGCAAATTTCAGTAGCAATTGATTTAGATGGCGAGGGTAACGCAGATATTCAAACAGGCGTGGGGTTTATGGACCATATGCTGGACTTATTTATCAAGCATGGATTATTTAATGGCACAATACATGCAAATGGTGATACCTATATTGATGATCACCATACAACAGAGGATCTTGGTATTGTCTTAGGACAAGCTGTTCGAGAAGCACTTGGTGATAAGAAAGGCATAAAACGCTATGGTAACGCCTTTGTACCGATGGATGACGCACTCGCTCAGGTGGTTGTAGATTGCTCGAATCGCCCTCATCTAGAGTACCGTGTGCCAACATTAAAAGAAAAAGTAGGAACGTTTGATACAGAATTAGTACATGAATTTTTATGGAAATTTGCCCTTGAGGCACGAATGAATGTTCACGTAATTGTACCCTATGGACAAAATACACATCACATTATTGAGGCGATTTTCAAAGCATTAGCACGTGCGATTGATGCTGCAGTGGAAATCGACCCACGTGTGAAAGGTGTACCATCGACTAAGGGGCTGTTAACGTGA
- the hisD gene encoding histidinol dehydrogenase, which yields MKITKLEKGISLKRPLEGGNEEQIKVVRQVLSDVKAQGDAALRTYTERWDGYVPESFRVSEEEIQEAVNALDQQLYKDLAEAAENIRFYHEQQIRSGYRLELGDGSWLGQRVTALDAVGLYVPGGTAAYPSSVLMNVIPAQVAGVKRIVITSPAGQNGKLPAGVLVAAHLLGIDEIYKVGGAQAIAALAYGTETISPVDKITGPGNIFVALAKREVFGEVAIDMIAGPSEIAVLADDSAYPDEIAADLLSQAEHDPLACAILVTTSESLAKKVAEEVEKQLLNLPRQEVARASIENFGVIYVAETLSDAVEAINSLAPEHLEIVTENAEGLAEQIRHAGGIFIGRYSSEPVGDYFAGTNHVLPTNSTARFASGLNVDDFVKKSSIVYYSEKTWKDNAPKIARLARMEGLEGHARAVESRGWEKE from the coding sequence ATGAAAATAACAAAACTTGAAAAAGGCATTTCCTTAAAAAGACCACTTGAAGGGGGAAATGAGGAACAGATAAAAGTTGTGCGACAGGTGCTATCAGATGTTAAGGCACAGGGTGATGCAGCATTACGTACCTATACTGAGAGATGGGATGGCTATGTACCTGAGAGCTTCCGTGTCTCTGAAGAAGAAATACAGGAAGCAGTAAATGCACTTGATCAACAACTCTATAAGGACTTAGCAGAAGCTGCGGAAAATATCCGTTTTTATCATGAACAACAAATACGTTCAGGTTATCGATTAGAACTGGGAGATGGTTCTTGGCTAGGTCAACGGGTGACAGCCTTAGATGCAGTAGGACTATATGTTCCGGGTGGCACAGCAGCCTACCCTTCATCTGTATTGATGAATGTGATACCAGCACAAGTTGCAGGGGTGAAACGTATTGTTATTACTTCCCCTGCAGGGCAGAATGGGAAGCTACCAGCAGGTGTCCTTGTGGCGGCTCACCTTTTAGGGATTGATGAAATTTATAAAGTTGGTGGAGCACAAGCCATTGCAGCTCTTGCCTATGGCACAGAAACAATTTCCCCAGTTGATAAAATTACAGGTCCAGGAAATATTTTTGTGGCACTTGCCAAACGTGAGGTATTTGGAGAAGTAGCGATTGATATGATTGCGGGACCAAGTGAAATTGCTGTGCTGGCTGATGATTCAGCCTATCCTGATGAGATTGCTGCAGATCTATTATCACAAGCAGAGCATGATCCGCTAGCCTGCGCCATCCTTGTCACAACCTCAGAGTCATTAGCCAAAAAAGTAGCTGAGGAAGTAGAGAAGCAATTGCTGAACCTACCACGTCAAGAAGTAGCTCGTGCTTCCATAGAAAATTTTGGGGTAATTTATGTAGCTGAAACGTTGTCAGATGCAGTGGAGGCCATTAATTCATTGGCACCTGAGCATTTAGAAATTGTGACAGAAAATGCAGAGGGGCTAGCTGAGCAAATAAGACATGCTGGCGGTATTTTTATAGGTCGGTATAGTTCTGAGCCAGTTGGTGATTATTTTGCAGGGACGAATCATGTGCTACCAACCAATAGTACGGCTCGTTTTGCAAGTGGCTTAAATGTCGATGATTTTGTGAAAAAATCAAGTATTGTTTACTATAGTGAAAAAACATGGAAAGACAATGCACCAAAAATTGCACGTCTAGCGCGTATGGAAGGCTTAGAGGGCCATGCCCGTGCAGTGGAATCACGTGGATGGGAGAAGGAATAG
- the hisG gene encoding ATP phosphoribosyltransferase: MNELTIAMPKGRIFEEAYQMLLEAGFNLPEEVEMSRKLMIEIPEEKIRFILSKPMDVPVYVEHGVADIGIAGKDVLLEQQREVHELLDLKISNCYIASAGLPNTSMNEIAPRIATKYPNIAMKYYKGIGEQVEIIELNGSIELAPMIGLADRIVDIVSTGRTLKENGLVEYEFITAVSSRLIANPVSYRMKGERIIDLVKRLKKCVNEQKK, encoded by the coding sequence GTGAATGAATTGACGATTGCAATGCCCAAAGGACGAATCTTTGAAGAGGCATATCAAATGTTGTTAGAGGCAGGCTTTAATTTACCTGAAGAAGTAGAGATGTCACGTAAATTAATGATTGAAATACCCGAGGAAAAAATTCGCTTTATTTTATCAAAGCCAATGGATGTTCCTGTCTATGTTGAACATGGTGTAGCTGATATTGGTATTGCTGGGAAGGATGTTTTGTTAGAGCAACAGCGAGAGGTGCATGAATTACTTGATTTGAAAATTAGTAATTGCTATATCGCTTCTGCAGGCTTACCAAACACTTCAATGAATGAGATTGCACCTAGAATTGCTACGAAATATCCGAATATTGCAATGAAGTACTACAAAGGCATTGGAGAGCAAGTGGAAATAATCGAGCTTAACGGTTCTATTGAATTAGCACCAATGATTGGCTTAGCTGATCGAATTGTCGATATTGTTTCTACGGGTCGTACATTAAAAGAAAATGGCTTAGTAGAATATGAATTTATTACCGCTGTCTCTTCTCGACTAATTGCAAACCCAGTAAGTTATCGTATGAAAGGTGAGCGTATTATTGACCTCGTGAAGCGATTAAAGAAATGTGTGAATGAGCAGAAAAAGTAA
- a CDS encoding ATP phosphoribosyltransferase regulatory subunit gives MSSIKMFEKPLGMRDTFPQIYEKVEAVRHAGRDFLYKRGYEFIKTPAVEYFDTVGKASAIADAHLFKLVDSQGNTLVLRPDMTTPIARVATSKLLKEMIPLRLAYFASVFRAQEAEGGRPAEFDQMGIELIGDQSVFADAEVIVTAMELLKHFKLEEFKITIGHAGILNCILQDYTESIEQQTILRTLLVQRNYVGFEEAVESFDLPKAKSDALLQFIEEAMNVKDIRDIEKYVRKNDALEYMQQLAQLLEMADLADYVAFDFTLSSHMSYYTGMLFEVFAVGSGFLLGNGGRYDGLLEVFGSKVGATGFSIRVDRLLETLNGQTEKRQEATVVLFEEEQFEAALLKVKTLRATGKLATLQLRSSLVDEAAFLAYFTEVVVVGQEEVGGE, from the coding sequence ATGTCGTCAATAAAAATGTTTGAAAAACCACTTGGAATGCGCGATACATTTCCGCAAATCTATGAGAAAGTTGAAGCTGTTAGACATGCTGGCAGAGACTTTTTATATAAAAGGGGTTATGAGTTTATTAAAACGCCTGCTGTGGAGTATTTCGATACAGTGGGAAAGGCTTCGGCTATTGCTGATGCTCATTTATTTAAGCTAGTGGATAGCCAAGGAAACACGTTAGTGCTACGACCTGATATGACTACACCGATTGCTCGAGTAGCTACATCAAAATTATTGAAAGAAATGATTCCTCTACGTCTTGCCTATTTCGCGAGCGTTTTTCGAGCTCAGGAAGCAGAGGGTGGAAGACCAGCAGAGTTTGATCAAATGGGGATTGAATTAATAGGTGATCAATCCGTATTTGCCGATGCAGAAGTTATTGTAACGGCAATGGAGCTATTAAAGCATTTTAAATTAGAAGAGTTTAAAATCACGATTGGACATGCTGGCATACTAAATTGCATTTTACAAGATTACACAGAGAGTATCGAACAGCAAACAATTCTTAGAACATTGCTTGTCCAACGAAATTATGTAGGGTTTGAAGAAGCGGTGGAGTCTTTTGACCTGCCAAAAGCAAAATCTGATGCCCTCTTACAATTTATTGAAGAAGCCATGAATGTTAAAGATATCCGAGATATTGAAAAATATGTCCGTAAAAATGATGCATTAGAATACATGCAACAGCTTGCTCAACTATTGGAAATGGCTGACTTAGCTGATTATGTAGCATTTGATTTCACACTTTCGAGTCATATGAGTTATTACACAGGCATGCTTTTTGAAGTATTTGCTGTAGGAAGTGGCTTTTTATTAGGAAATGGAGGCCGTTATGATGGCCTGTTAGAGGTATTTGGTTCGAAAGTTGGTGCTACAGGGTTTAGTATTCGAGTAGATCGTTTATTAGAAACTTTAAATGGGCAAACAGAGAAACGACAGGAAGCAACCGTTGTACTTTTTGAGGAAGAACAATTTGAGGCGGCTTTACTAAAGGTTAAAACATTACGAGCAACAGGAAAATTAGCTACTTTACAGTTACGTAGTAGTCTAGTCGATGAAGCGGCCTTTTTAGCATACTTTACAGAAGTGGTGGTAGTTGGACAGGAGGAAGTTGGCGGTGAATGA
- a CDS encoding acyltransferase, with protein MARKTERYRVEGANSLWNIYDTVSFWKVMKCFIVIQIGRFTPFLRVKNWLYRTFLNMTIGKQTSLALMVMPDTMFPERIFIGNNTVIGFNTTILAHEYLIEEYRLGDVHIGNEVMIGANSTILPGVTIGDGAIVSAATLVHKDVPAGCLAGGNPMRIIYTAEQMTERKRNETVEWCTPKK; from the coding sequence ATGGCGCGTAAAACAGAACGTTACCGTGTCGAAGGAGCCAATTCACTTTGGAATATATATGATACGGTGTCCTTTTGGAAGGTGATGAAGTGTTTCATTGTCATTCAGATTGGACGCTTCACACCATTTTTACGTGTGAAAAACTGGCTTTATCGTACATTTTTAAACATGACAATTGGTAAGCAAACGTCATTAGCCTTAATGGTCATGCCAGATACCATGTTTCCAGAACGAATTTTCATTGGAAACAATACCGTAATTGGATTTAATACAACCATTTTAGCGCATGAATATTTAATAGAGGAATATCGCTTAGGTGATGTTCATATTGGAAATGAAGTAATGATAGGGGCAAATTCAACCATTTTACCAGGTGTAACAATTGGAGATGGTGCCATTGTTTCAGCTGCCACTCTTGTACATAAGGATGTACCAGCAGGTTGTTTAGCAGGGGGCAATCCGATGCGAATAATTTATACTGCTGAACAAATGACAGAGCGCAAACGCAATGAGACTGTAGAGTGGTGTACACCAAAAAAATAA
- the ppaX gene encoding pyrophosphatase PpaX — protein MAVKALLFDFDGTLLNTNDLIIQTFMHVLNERFPGQYSPKDCLKFIGPSLKQTFNDIAPGEEEALIEMYRAWNIEHHDELVSQYPDVVSTLEQLKAQGIRLAIVSTKRNETIDRGLAILGATHLFDVRIGTDDVNNVKPDPEPVLLALERLGIEKEYAIMIGDNSHDIQAGHRAGVRAAGVAWAIKGEAYLQQYQPEYMLQHMSDLFDIVKEG, from the coding sequence ATGGCTGTAAAGGCACTACTATTTGATTTTGATGGAACTTTACTGAATACAAATGATTTAATCATTCAAACATTTATGCATGTATTAAATGAGCGATTTCCCGGGCAATATTCGCCAAAAGATTGCCTGAAATTCATTGGTCCATCATTGAAACAGACATTTAATGACATTGCACCAGGTGAAGAAGAAGCTTTGATAGAAATGTATCGCGCTTGGAATATTGAGCACCATGATGAACTAGTCAGCCAATACCCTGATGTTGTGTCAACACTAGAGCAATTAAAAGCTCAAGGTATACGATTGGCTATTGTTTCGACGAAACGTAATGAGACCATTGATCGTGGACTTGCTATTCTTGGGGCAACGCATCTATTTGATGTGCGTATTGGTACAGATGATGTGAACAATGTGAAGCCTGATCCAGAGCCAGTATTACTTGCTTTGGAACGATTAGGAATAGAAAAAGAATATGCCATTATGATTGGTGATAATTCGCATGATATTCAAGCAGGACATCGTGCTGGTGTAAGAGCAGCTGGTGTTGCTTGGGCAATTAAAGGTGAGGCGTACTTACAGCAGTATCAACCAGAATATATGTTACAGCATATGTCAGATTTATTTGATATTGTGAAAGAGGGGTAG
- the lgt gene encoding prolipoprotein diacylglyceryl transferase — MDLLLLQIDPIAFHLGPIPVRWYGLLIVSGIILAYIVGQRETVKRGLPEDFLADLLLWAVPISIICARIYYVSMRWDYYSENPGKIIEIWNGGIAIHGALIGAFVTAYIFTRIKNVSFLRVADIAAPSILIGQIIGRWGNFMNQEAYGGEVSKAFLENLMLPDWIINQMYIEELGSYVHPTFLYESVWNLIGLIILLALRKVNLHRGEIFFSYLIWYSIGRFYIEGMRTDSLYLVGDLRSAQVVSIIGIVVGLGAIIYRRIKVKPAVKYLDNK; from the coding sequence ATGGATTTATTACTATTACAGATTGACCCGATCGCCTTTCATTTAGGCCCCATTCCAGTTCGTTGGTACGGATTGCTAATCGTGTCGGGAATCATTTTAGCCTATATTGTTGGACAAAGAGAGACTGTTAAGCGAGGTTTGCCTGAAGATTTTCTTGCAGATTTATTATTATGGGCAGTTCCTATATCCATCATCTGTGCACGTATTTACTATGTGTCAATGCGATGGGATTACTATAGCGAAAATCCAGGCAAAATCATTGAGATATGGAATGGTGGTATTGCCATTCATGGAGCACTCATCGGGGCATTTGTCACAGCTTACATATTTACTCGTATAAAAAATGTAAGCTTTTTACGAGTAGCAGATATTGCAGCACCTAGTATTTTAATCGGGCAGATTATTGGGCGATGGGGCAACTTTATGAACCAAGAGGCTTATGGTGGTGAGGTATCGAAAGCATTTTTAGAAAACCTAATGCTACCAGATTGGATTATTAATCAAATGTATATCGAAGAATTAGGTTCTTATGTACATCCCACTTTCTTATATGAATCGGTTTGGAACCTGATTGGGCTTATCATTTTATTAGCTTTGCGTAAAGTGAACTTACATCGTGGTGAAATTTTCTTTAGCTATTTAATATGGTATTCTATCGGTCGCTTCTATATCGAAGGGATGCGTACAGATAGCCTCTACTTAGTTGGAGATTTACGTTCAGCACAGGTTGTCTCCATTATTGGTATTGTAGTTGGTTTAGGTGCAATTATTTATCGTAGAATAAAAGTGAAACCAGCCGTGAAATACTTGGATAATAAATAA
- the hprK gene encoding HPr(Ser) kinase/phosphatase yields the protein MVVVLTRDVMEKFKLELLAGEEGIGRTIVTSDISRPGLEMAGYFTHYPANRVQLLGKTELSFFEMLPADVKLERMRLLCSQDTPAIIISRDLEVPEELIQASNEKHVPVFKTHMTTTKFSSRLTNYLEGRLAPMTAAHGVLVDVYGIGVLIIGKSGVGKSETALELVKKGHRLVADDCVEIRQESENLLIGSPPPLLEHLLEIRGIGIIDIMTLFGASAVRPYKRITLIIELEIWDPQKVYDRLGLEEEKMKIIDTELTKLTIPVRPGRNVSVIIEVAAMNYRLKKMGVNAAEEFSRRLDEVITSNDVLDD from the coding sequence TTGGTCGTAGTATTAACAAGAGATGTTATGGAGAAATTTAAGTTAGAGTTATTAGCTGGTGAAGAAGGAATAGGCAGGACAATTGTGACAAGTGATATTTCAAGACCAGGTCTTGAAATGGCAGGTTACTTTACCCATTATCCGGCAAATCGTGTACAATTGCTCGGCAAGACGGAACTTTCCTTTTTTGAAATGCTACCAGCAGATGTCAAGCTTGAGCGTATGCGTTTACTTTGTTCACAAGACACGCCTGCTATTATTATTTCTAGAGATTTAGAAGTACCAGAGGAGCTTATTCAGGCCTCAAACGAAAAGCATGTACCTGTGTTCAAAACACATATGACCACAACCAAATTTTCGAGTAGATTGACGAACTACTTAGAGGGACGCTTAGCTCCAATGACAGCAGCGCATGGTGTGCTTGTCGATGTGTATGGTATCGGTGTGCTTATTATTGGTAAAAGCGGTGTAGGTAAAAGTGAAACAGCACTTGAGCTTGTAAAAAAGGGTCATCGTTTAGTAGCTGATGATTGTGTTGAAATTCGTCAAGAATCAGAAAACCTATTAATTGGGAGCCCTCCTCCTCTTTTAGAGCATCTATTGGAAATACGAGGAATCGGCATTATTGACATCATGACACTCTTTGGTGCAAGTGCAGTACGTCCCTATAAACGGATTACCCTCATCATTGAACTAGAAATATGGGATCCACAAAAAGTTTATGATCGATTAGGCTTAGAAGAAGAAAAAATGAAGATAATTGATACGGAACTAACAAAATTAACAATTCCGGTAAGACCAGGACGCAATGTCTCCGTTATTATCGAAGTGGCAGCAATGAATTATCGTTTAAAGAAAATGGGCGTCAATGCAGCAGAGGAATTTTCAAGACGTTTAGATGAAGTGATTACATCTAATGATGTGTTAGATGATTAA
- the cccB gene encoding cytochrome c551 encodes MKKAMLTLVFGSAIFLAACGGGDKTATNNESATEPDGEAIAMKSCVTCHGGELQGANGPALNDVGSRLSESEILDIINNGKNGMPAGLVKGADAEAVAKWLAAQK; translated from the coding sequence ATGAAAAAAGCAATGTTAACATTAGTGTTCGGATCAGCAATCTTCTTAGCTGCATGTGGTGGCGGAGATAAAACTGCAACTAATAATGAAAGTGCTACAGAGCCAGATGGCGAAGCGATTGCAATGAAATCTTGTGTTACTTGTCATGGTGGCGAGCTACAAGGTGCAAATGGTCCAGCATTAAATGATGTAGGTTCTCGTTTATCTGAATCAGAAATTTTAGATATTATTAATAATGGTAAAAACGGCATGCCTGCAGGATTAGTAAAAGGTGCAGATGCTGAGGCAGTTGCTAAGTGGTTAGCGGCTCAAAAATAA
- a CDS encoding YitT family protein, which translates to MKHDVRDSIVEYVYVIVGAAIIAVGFNVFLLPNQVASGGVSGISTILHGLFGWNPGIVQYAFNIPLFIAGVLFLGKKFGIKSFIGTITLPFIVLLTNSWEPWTDNPLLGALFGGIVVGLGIGLVFKGNASTGGTDLLAQIITKYTGLSLGTSVLLIDGVIAISAAIVFDLEKGLYALIGLYVTTKTIDIIQLGFSQSKMVYIITLKQDEVREAIYAEINRGVTKLPAIGGYTGEARPVLMVVVYQTEFTKLKQLIKSVDPSAFVIVSDAYEVLGEGFKRA; encoded by the coding sequence ATGAAACATGATGTGAGAGATAGCATTGTGGAGTATGTGTATGTCATTGTAGGAGCGGCAATAATTGCTGTTGGTTTTAATGTCTTTTTATTACCAAATCAAGTCGCTTCAGGTGGGGTAAGTGGGATTAGTACGATTTTACATGGTTTATTTGGTTGGAATCCGGGAATTGTTCAATATGCATTTAACATTCCGCTTTTTATTGCTGGTGTGTTATTTCTGGGCAAAAAATTTGGGATAAAATCCTTTATTGGGACAATTACGTTACCGTTTATTGTCTTGTTAACAAATAGCTGGGAGCCTTGGACTGATAATCCTTTATTGGGTGCTCTTTTTGGCGGAATTGTTGTTGGCCTGGGGATAGGACTGGTCTTTAAGGGGAATGCTTCAACTGGTGGCACTGATTTACTAGCGCAAATCATTACGAAATATACAGGATTGTCGCTTGGAACAAGTGTGCTGTTAATAGATGGCGTTATCGCAATTAGTGCAGCAATTGTTTTCGACTTAGAAAAAGGTTTGTATGCTCTCATTGGACTTTATGTTACCACAAAAACGATTGATATTATTCAGCTAGGTTTTAGTCAATCTAAAATGGTCTATATCATTACATTGAAACAAGATGAGGTAAGGGAAGCCATATATGCTGAAATCAATCGTGGTGTAACGAAGTTACCAGCAATCGGTGGGTATACAGGAGAAGCACGACCAGTTCTGATGGTTGTTGTTTATCAAACAGAATTCACAAAGCTGAAACAACTCATTAAAAGCGTTGACCCATCAGCGTTTGTTATCGTTTCTGATGCTTATGAGGTATTAGGAGAAGGTTTCAAACGTGCATAA
- a CDS encoding EAL and HDOD domain-containing protein encodes MEVFIGRQPIFNLHEQVVAYELLYRSKNVNAFPMVDSDAATIDVLVNSFLSIGFEEVTKGKPGFVNFTENLLMSSIHEFLNPSQVVIEILEDVPLTSQLVERVIELKKHGFQIALDDFMMDDQVEVYDELFEQIDYIKVDFLASSIVKRMEIENKVKEKFPHIQLLAEKVETRHQFEVAKSSGYVLFQGYFFEQPQIIRATDIPANAIQYIHIISLLKEEEPNIQLLAENIERDISLTYKLLQMINNSSKRSKSKVRSIKQAIVLLGVSNLRKWIYLLAMREIDIDADSDLFKEVMCTSLFRAKVCEKLAKLSYKKNFSEYFLVGMFSLIDTLLQRPMNVILQQLPFSEDITNTILGFETEMSPYLEFSIALSKLDWPRLEELAVQLNIQLVDIDLLYYEAIEWAEKSF; translated from the coding sequence ATGGAAGTATTCATTGGCAGACAGCCTATATTTAATCTGCATGAGCAGGTCGTTGCATATGAATTGTTATATCGTAGCAAAAACGTAAATGCCTTTCCAATGGTTGATTCAGATGCAGCAACGATTGACGTACTTGTGAACTCATTTCTTTCAATTGGTTTTGAAGAGGTAACGAAAGGTAAACCTGGTTTTGTTAATTTTACTGAAAACCTACTGATGAGCTCTATACATGAATTTTTAAATCCCTCACAGGTAGTGATTGAAATATTAGAGGATGTTCCACTTACCTCTCAGTTAGTGGAGCGTGTGATTGAGCTAAAAAAACATGGGTTTCAAATTGCTTTGGATGATTTTATGATGGATGATCAAGTGGAAGTTTATGATGAATTATTCGAACAAATTGATTATATTAAGGTAGATTTTTTAGCCTCTTCCATCGTAAAAAGAATGGAAATTGAAAATAAAGTAAAGGAGAAATTTCCACATATTCAATTGCTTGCTGAAAAGGTAGAGACGCGTCACCAATTTGAAGTCGCTAAATCCTCTGGCTATGTGTTATTTCAAGGTTATTTTTTTGAACAACCGCAAATAATACGAGCAACAGACATTCCAGCGAATGCGATTCAATATATTCACATTATCTCCTTACTGAAAGAGGAAGAACCGAATATTCAATTATTAGCGGAAAATATTGAACGTGATATTTCATTGACATACAAATTATTGCAAATGATTAATAACTCATCTAAACGCTCTAAATCGAAAGTGCGCTCCATCAAACAAGCGATTGTATTACTAGGCGTATCGAATTTACGAAAATGGATTTATTTATTGGCCATGCGTGAAATTGATATCGATGCCGATTCCGATCTTTTTAAAGAAGTGATGTGTACATCTTTATTCCGAGCTAAGGTTTGTGAGAAACTAGCTAAGCTATCTTATAAAAAGAATTTCTCAGAATATTTTTTAGTCGGCATGTTTTCACTTATCGATACATTACTTCAAAGACCGATGAATGTTATTTTACAGCAACTACCATTCTCAGAGGATATTACGAATACCATTTTAGGCTTTGAAACAGAAATGTCCCCTTATTTGGAGTTTAGTATTGCGTTAAGCAAATTAGATTGGCCGCGATTAGAAGAGCTAGCTGTACAGTTGAATATTCAGTTAGTTGATATTGATCTTTTATATTATGAAGCCATCGAATGGGCAGAAAAATCATTTTAA
- a CDS encoding VTT domain-containing protein: protein MLELIKELISFIVHIDVHLEEIIRDFGNWSYLILFAIVFVETGVVIFPFLPGDSLLFASGTLAAAMGAFDMWILIPVFLAAAILGDTMNYHIGHKVGTSIPPKSLLGRVVKKERMEAAEKFFNTHGGKTIVIARFMPFIRTFIPFVAGASKMKYSYFLFFNIFGAILWVFSCTLLGYFFGNIPIIKDNFSVVLILIIFISVVPAVIGAIKAKVGK, encoded by the coding sequence ATGTTAGAGCTCATTAAGGAGTTAATCAGTTTTATTGTGCATATCGATGTGCATTTAGAAGAAATTATTCGTGATTTTGGCAATTGGAGTTATCTTATTTTATTTGCGATTGTTTTTGTAGAAACAGGCGTTGTTATTTTCCCATTCTTACCTGGTGATTCCTTGTTATTTGCAAGTGGAACATTAGCCGCTGCAATGGGCGCGTTTGATATGTGGATTTTAATCCCTGTATTTTTAGCAGCAGCTATTTTGGGAGATACGATGAACTATCATATTGGACATAAGGTAGGGACATCTATCCCACCAAAGAGCCTCCTCGGTAGAGTTGTAAAAAAAGAGCGGATGGAAGCAGCAGAAAAATTCTTTAATACACATGGTGGGAAAACGATCGTTATTGCACGTTTCATGCCATTTATTCGTACATTTATCCCGTTTGTGGCGGGTGCAAGTAAAATGAAATATAGTTATTTCTTATTCTTCAATATTTTTGGTGCCATTTTATGGGTATTCAGTTGTACATTATTAGGTTACTTCTTTGGAAATATTCCAATTATTAAAGATAACTTCTCAGTTGTACTTATTTTGATTATCTTTATATCAGTTGTGCCTGCAGTGATCGGAGCAATCAAAGCCAAAGTCGGTAAATAA